In the Klebsiella aerogenes KCTC 2190 genome, one interval contains:
- a CDS encoding glycosyltransferase family 4 protein: MNKSILIITQYYSVGGLETYINTQVKDLVAHGYQVHLMYSVIADPSLLPDGLSSCHTNIHLSNGSIEQLVQCVDLIRQVIKEEGIDVVHVHPFDCIFPAVIAADCEKIPSLLTLHGPLSLQHFTRNIYNQALAIYFLKTLHTIFCVSQETADQLAQIIDHPSVMIVPNLIDPPQTQLALTDKSVDKRWLIASRLDEDKAAGIIKFIDFASRCQMIHGIDIYGTGSSEDVIRTYVNDNNFSQWVSFKGVLGNIPAVMPQYAGFAGMGRGVLEAGMSQLPVCLVGYDGIKGILNDETFKLAAYCNFSGRNLANIEETVLQEQFAAAHPLSPDLLSGYQSAGRWSQIIESVYLPNKERYDNLDSLQLYRQLCEAPPSRENESYLIADAFTAAIFKTLANQLIANNIEIKAHDYSMKETVKMEGKVSQVPQERPNNVANSGNDIMAKLTALEEQNQALQNDVKSLVQILTSVVAKQEDYFNTLPRIGTSGTGQKLRYLVQLAIKSLTKADKRYELAKTIYWKLPESVRLKLQTQRYRYVQKHFEHACNSDKKDTSIPEEVPAWVEAVNRSEKVVFIPCSFEFDELVNQRPINAAKYFAEKGYQVIFIAWQWTPQETLSKGCSQVWNNVYQVPQYEFVKNTRQCQLHDKTTSFIITMPAKIFLSPLYEFRSQGCNIVYDIMDEWECFNEVGQAPWYQKEIEETFILQSDYVCSVAPSLRDKFAYLRSDIDVIGNGYSEKVLGDTRNIAKDDGNKVGYFGHLTDSWFDWDIVFKLAEEFPQYHFEIIGYGEPEWVVEKAKSIANITLVGKVMPQDLHQYVKEWSIGLIPFKNGKLAQAVDPIKIYEYLYFGLPTLVTGIEHIKRYPMTYFSDGSDIVDLFEKTIKSERHSAELEVFLHETTWAARFEEIELNILNKRGIRELYAS; this comes from the coding sequence ATGAATAAATCAATACTTATTATCACTCAGTATTATTCAGTAGGCGGCCTGGAAACCTATATCAATACCCAGGTAAAGGATCTGGTCGCTCATGGCTACCAGGTTCATCTCATGTACTCCGTTATCGCAGACCCATCATTACTGCCTGACGGGCTGAGTTCGTGCCATACAAATATTCACTTAAGCAACGGTTCTATTGAACAACTCGTTCAGTGCGTAGACCTGATTCGACAAGTTATCAAAGAGGAGGGTATTGATGTCGTTCACGTCCATCCTTTTGACTGCATTTTCCCTGCGGTGATCGCCGCAGACTGCGAAAAAATACCGTCGTTATTAACTTTACACGGTCCATTGTCGCTCCAGCATTTTACGCGGAATATTTATAATCAGGCGTTGGCCATTTATTTCCTTAAAACTCTGCATACTATTTTCTGCGTTTCACAGGAAACTGCGGATCAGTTAGCGCAGATCATAGACCACCCATCGGTCATGATTGTTCCTAACCTAATAGATCCCCCCCAGACGCAGCTCGCTCTTACGGATAAGAGCGTTGACAAAAGATGGCTTATCGCCAGCAGGCTGGATGAGGATAAGGCTGCTGGGATTATAAAGTTCATTGACTTCGCCAGCCGTTGCCAAATGATTCATGGTATTGATATTTACGGTACCGGCAGTAGCGAAGACGTCATCAGAACCTACGTTAACGATAATAACTTCAGCCAGTGGGTAAGTTTTAAAGGCGTGCTTGGTAACATCCCCGCGGTCATGCCGCAATATGCTGGCTTTGCCGGCATGGGGCGCGGAGTACTGGAAGCCGGCATGAGTCAACTGCCGGTGTGTCTGGTTGGCTACGATGGGATTAAAGGTATTCTGAACGATGAAACCTTTAAACTTGCTGCTTACTGCAATTTTTCCGGCAGAAATCTGGCAAATATCGAGGAAACGGTACTTCAGGAGCAATTTGCCGCCGCGCATCCCCTGTCCCCAGATTTGCTCAGTGGTTACCAAAGCGCTGGTCGTTGGAGCCAGATCATCGAGAGCGTTTATCTCCCGAACAAGGAGCGATACGACAATCTCGATTCTTTGCAGCTCTACCGGCAACTATGTGAGGCGCCCCCCTCAAGAGAAAATGAAAGTTATTTGATCGCGGATGCATTTACTGCCGCCATATTTAAAACGTTAGCGAACCAACTGATCGCTAACAATATCGAGATTAAAGCTCACGATTATAGCATGAAAGAGACCGTCAAAATGGAAGGTAAAGTGAGTCAGGTTCCCCAGGAGCGCCCAAACAATGTAGCCAATTCAGGGAACGATATCATGGCCAAATTAACTGCTTTAGAAGAGCAAAATCAGGCTTTACAGAATGATGTTAAATCGTTAGTGCAAATTTTGACATCAGTAGTGGCAAAGCAGGAAGACTATTTTAATACTTTACCTCGGATAGGTACATCGGGCACAGGGCAAAAACTTCGCTATTTGGTCCAGCTCGCAATTAAATCGCTGACCAAAGCGGATAAACGCTATGAGCTGGCCAAAACCATTTACTGGAAACTGCCCGAGTCTGTCAGGTTAAAACTACAAACTCAACGCTACCGATACGTGCAAAAACACTTCGAGCATGCTTGCAATAGTGACAAAAAAGATACCTCCATACCTGAAGAGGTTCCAGCCTGGGTCGAAGCGGTAAACCGATCAGAAAAAGTCGTCTTCATTCCGTGCAGCTTCGAATTCGATGAACTAGTAAACCAACGGCCAATCAACGCGGCCAAATATTTCGCGGAGAAAGGGTATCAGGTTATTTTTATTGCCTGGCAGTGGACACCGCAGGAAACACTATCGAAAGGTTGCTCGCAAGTCTGGAATAATGTTTATCAGGTTCCACAGTATGAGTTTGTGAAAAATACCCGTCAATGCCAGCTACATGACAAAACCACGTCCTTTATCATCACCATGCCAGCGAAAATCTTCCTCAGCCCGCTCTATGAATTTAGATCGCAAGGCTGCAACATCGTCTATGACATTATGGATGAATGGGAATGCTTCAATGAGGTTGGACAGGCACCCTGGTATCAGAAAGAAATAGAAGAAACCTTTATTCTGCAGAGTGATTACGTCTGTAGCGTAGCCCCTTCACTGCGTGACAAATTTGCTTATCTGCGCAGCGATATTGATGTGATTGGTAACGGCTATTCCGAAAAGGTTCTCGGCGATACACGCAATATTGCGAAAGACGACGGCAATAAAGTAGGCTATTTTGGTCACCTGACCGACTCATGGTTCGACTGGGATATCGTATTTAAATTAGCGGAAGAATTCCCACAATATCACTTCGAGATTATTGGTTATGGTGAGCCTGAGTGGGTGGTCGAGAAAGCAAAAAGTATTGCGAACATCACCCTCGTCGGCAAAGTGATGCCACAAGATCTTCATCAATACGTCAAAGAATGGTCAATCGGTCTCATTCCATTCAAAAATGGCAAACTAGCTCAAGCCGTCGACCCTATCAAAATTTACGAGTACCTTTATTTTGGCTTGCCAACGTTGGTGACCGGGATTGAGCATATTAAACGCTATCCAATGACCTATTTCTCTGACGGCAGCGATATTGTCGACTTGTTTGAAAAAACAATCAAAAGCGAACGTCACTCTGCCGAACTGGAAGTTTTCCTGCATGAAACTACGTGGGCAGCACGATTTGAGGAAATAGAGTTGAACATCCTGAATAAAAGGGGAATAAGGGAATTATATGCTTCGTAA
- a CDS encoding glycosyl transferase has protein sequence MKIVYLSAVPWLSISQRPHFFAKYALTHATQELLWIEPYPSRFPTLTDLTPGRHAPEPAGLDLIEGLQLTRLGFVAPVEPIPSLFKLLNHRKIKQLIDDITNFISEDTILVIGKPCLLANMLIKQFKWRQVWYDAMDDFPSFYSGISKKNTAHLEKEIALQVDRIFCSSHALIEKFSFIAPHKTMLVLNACSDDIQKSNLPQPSNEKVTFGYIGTIASWFDWNWVIDLATKNPEAIVNLVGPKKTRVPENLPENIVLEPPIPHPKVMEKISTFNYVIIPFVQNDITKYVDPVKFYEYRLAGKTILSTPFGEMLWHHQGEASNSGITLDITIPENTLVFPSPQKSNDIPRWSGRFSEVFISH, from the coding sequence ATGAAAATCGTATATCTTTCAGCGGTTCCCTGGTTGAGTATAAGTCAGCGCCCTCATTTTTTCGCCAAATACGCCCTGACCCATGCCACTCAGGAACTTTTGTGGATTGAGCCTTATCCTAGTCGTTTTCCTACCCTCACTGATCTGACCCCTGGTCGACATGCCCCGGAACCGGCAGGGTTGGATTTAATAGAGGGCCTACAACTAACTCGATTGGGTTTTGTTGCCCCCGTGGAACCTATCCCCTCGCTTTTTAAACTGCTTAACCATAGAAAAATAAAACAACTCATTGACGATATAACCAATTTTATATCCGAAGATACTATTCTGGTTATCGGCAAACCCTGCCTGTTAGCCAACATGCTTATTAAGCAATTTAAATGGCGACAAGTGTGGTATGACGCCATGGACGATTTCCCTTCATTTTATTCTGGCATTTCAAAGAAAAATACGGCTCATCTTGAAAAAGAAATCGCCCTACAGGTTGACCGTATATTCTGCTCAAGTCATGCCTTAATCGAGAAATTTTCGTTTATCGCTCCCCACAAAACCATGCTAGTACTTAATGCTTGTTCTGATGACATACAGAAAAGCAATCTTCCCCAACCGTCGAATGAAAAAGTCACGTTTGGCTATATTGGCACAATCGCGAGTTGGTTTGACTGGAACTGGGTGATTGATTTAGCAACTAAAAACCCGGAAGCGATCGTAAATCTAGTGGGGCCAAAAAAGACAAGAGTTCCGGAAAATTTACCGGAAAATATCGTCCTCGAACCGCCTATTCCGCATCCCAAGGTGATGGAGAAGATATCCACGTTTAACTATGTGATCATTCCATTTGTGCAGAATGATATTACTAAATATGTCGACCCAGTGAAGTTTTACGAATACAGACTGGCTGGGAAAACCATTCTGTCCACGCCGTTTGGCGAGATGCTATGGCATCATCAGGGGGAAGCCAGCAATTCAGGAATAACATTAGACATCACCATACCTGAGAACACGCTCGTCTTCCCTTCACCGCAAAAATCAAACGACATTCCAAGATGGAGTGGACGATTCTCTGAAGTCTTCATCAGTCATTGA
- the mtfA gene encoding DgsA anti-repressor MtfA, which translates to MMFKWPWKAEEQTGNGEIPWEQAVAIPVLANLTQQEQQQLCQMAARFLQQKRLVPLQGFELTPLHSARIALLFCLPVLELGLEWLDGFHEVLIYPAPFVVDDEWEDDIGLVHNQRVVQSGQSWQQGPIILNWLDIQDSFDASGFNLVVHEVAHKLDSRNGDRASGVPFIPLREVAGWEHDLHAAMNNIQDEIDLVGESAASIDAYAATDPAECFAVLSEYFFSAPELFAPRFPALWQRFCQFYRQDPQQRLRENDLLDEDDARVVH; encoded by the coding sequence ATGATGTTTAAATGGCCGTGGAAAGCAGAAGAACAGACAGGTAATGGCGAAATCCCGTGGGAACAAGCGGTTGCCATTCCGGTTTTAGCAAACCTCACTCAACAGGAACAGCAGCAGCTGTGCCAAATGGCAGCTCGTTTTTTACAGCAAAAACGTCTGGTGCCGTTACAGGGATTTGAGTTAACCCCACTACACAGCGCACGTATCGCACTACTTTTTTGTCTGCCGGTGCTGGAGCTTGGCCTTGAGTGGTTAGATGGTTTCCACGAGGTTCTGATCTACCCTGCCCCCTTTGTCGTCGATGACGAATGGGAAGATGACATCGGCCTGGTGCATAATCAACGCGTTGTGCAATCCGGGCAAAGCTGGCAACAGGGTCCCATTATCCTTAACTGGTTAGATATTCAGGACTCTTTCGATGCCTCAGGTTTTAACCTGGTGGTGCACGAGGTCGCGCACAAACTGGATTCACGTAACGGCGATCGTGCCAGCGGCGTCCCTTTTATTCCCTTGCGTGAAGTCGCTGGTTGGGAACACGACCTGCATGCAGCGATGAACAACATTCAGGATGAAATCGATCTGGTCGGCGAAAGCGCCGCCAGCATTGATGCCTATGCGGCAACCGATCCGGCTGAGTGCTTTGCGGTGCTCTCAGAATATTTCTTTAGCGCACCGGAGCTATTCGCTCCTCGCTTCCCGGCGCTATGGCAGCGGTTCTGCCAGTTCTATCGTCAGGATCCGCAACAGCGTTTACGGGAAAACGATCTACTGGATGAAGACGACGCGCGCGTTGTTCATTAA
- a CDS encoding glycosyltransferase family 4 protein — protein sequence MLRKIAFFYPWATHGGVEKVMLTRARLLNDTGKYQVDLLFTHDSGAAKAITTALSDCKNVNVKIVNFDYLLTQDYSLIFCIDFPAALTFCHTHKLKYFAECHTPYKENRAYLNNVPHSCLAVLCPSILFMKQLEPELHKNTSPLLLLRNFVPWDHITHEPHTIPTLPAWSRRPILFLGRMDKLKNPTELLDAFVILKERHPGKYMLVLCGPQSSEININAELECRNLVGDAISLPPVPFLNVDKLLLAISRSNGIFVSPSTGESFGLSASEAICADVPVVLSNIEAHNYLVASRENEFTYSLHDARQLAEKIGSISDNYAQSKASLAALKDKFSAHAFMNDWDELLRRTE from the coding sequence ATGCTTCGTAAAATAGCATTTTTCTATCCTTGGGCAACGCATGGTGGTGTAGAAAAGGTCATGCTCACCCGCGCCAGACTGTTAAATGATACCGGAAAGTATCAGGTTGACCTTCTTTTCACTCATGATTCCGGTGCAGCGAAAGCGATCACAACCGCACTTTCGGATTGTAAAAATGTTAATGTCAAAATTGTCAACTTCGATTATTTGCTGACCCAGGATTACAGTCTCATATTTTGCATCGATTTCCCTGCAGCCCTGACATTTTGTCATACACATAAATTGAAGTATTTTGCGGAATGCCATACTCCCTATAAAGAAAACAGAGCTTATTTAAATAATGTTCCGCACAGTTGTTTGGCAGTACTGTGTCCATCCATATTATTTATGAAGCAGCTTGAGCCAGAATTGCACAAAAATACCAGTCCGCTGTTATTACTGCGCAATTTTGTGCCCTGGGATCATATCACCCATGAGCCGCATACTATCCCTACGCTCCCGGCATGGTCGAGAAGACCTATTCTCTTCCTGGGACGAATGGACAAGCTAAAGAATCCGACTGAATTACTGGACGCATTCGTTATTTTAAAAGAGCGCCATCCGGGAAAATACATGCTCGTACTTTGCGGCCCGCAGTCTTCAGAAATCAACATTAACGCTGAACTGGAGTGCAGGAATCTGGTTGGCGACGCGATATCCTTACCGCCAGTGCCATTCTTAAATGTGGACAAACTGCTGTTAGCGATCTCTCGCTCCAACGGGATTTTTGTGTCGCCATCAACTGGAGAGTCATTTGGCCTATCGGCTTCTGAAGCGATTTGCGCAGACGTACCCGTTGTCTTGTCTAATATCGAAGCACATAATTATTTGGTTGCCTCGCGTGAAAACGAATTCACTTACTCGTTACATGATGCTCGCCAATTGGCAGAAAAAATAGGTTCTATTTCTGACAATTATGCGCAATCCAAGGCATCACTCGCAGCGTTAAAAGACAAATTTTCCGCCCATGCATTTATGAATGATTGGGACGAGTTGCTTCGCAGAACCGAATAG